The Streptomyces sp. NBC_00236 DNA window CGCCCGGGTGGAGAGCGAGCTGCCGAACCTGCGGCGGGCCATGGAGTGTTCGCTGGAGAGCCCCGAGGAAGCCCACCTCGCGCAGTACCTGGCGGGCACGCTCTGGTTCCTGTGGGTCGGCTGCGGACGCCTCTCGGAGGGCCGGCACTGGCTGGAGCACGTACGGGAGGAGGAGACGCCGTACGACACCTCGCGGCTGAAGGCGCTGTGGGTGCTCGGGTACGTCGCGGTTCTCCAGGGCGATCCGGTGGGCGCGATCTCGGCGCTGACGGAGTGCCGGGAGGAGGCGGATCTGGCGGGGGACCCCGTGGCGTCGGCGTACGCGTTGCACCGCACGGGCTGTCTGGCCCTGGTCACGGACGACATGGAGCGCGCCCACGAACTGCTGCAGGAGGCGCTCGGCCGCTACCGGGAGCTCGGCGAGCTGAACAGCAACGTGCTGATGGCCCAGGTCGAACTGGCCATGACGGTCGGATTCCAGGGCGACCTGGACGGCGCGGTCGTGATCTGCGAAGAGGTACGGGAGATCTGCGAGGACCACGGGGAGCGGTGGGCGCTCAGTTATGCGCTGTACGTCCTGGGCTTCGCGGCGCTGCAGCGGGGCCGCCCCGCACGGGCCCGTGAGCTGCTCGGGGAGTCGCTGGCCATCAGCCACACGTTCCATGACCGCCTGGGCACCGTGCTCACCCTGGAGCTGCTGGCGCTCGTGACGGTGGTCGAGGGAGACGCGGCGGAGGCGGCTCTGCTGCAGGGGGCCGCCGACCGGATCTGGCCGTCGGTCGGGCTGCCGCTGTTCGGCTCGGCGCACTATGGCGGGCCCCGGGCCCGGTGCGAGGAGCTGGCCCGCCATGAGCTGGGCGAGGCGCTGTACGCGTCGGAGCGGAGCGCGGGCGCCGGGCTGGGCATGGACGCGGTGGTGGCCAGGGCCCTGTCGGGCAGGCCCGCCGAGCGGCGGCCCATGCCGCCGGGGCCGGCGTCCCCGGCCGGGGCAACGCGAAAGCCCGCCGCCTCCCCGATCGGAGAGGGGCGGGCCTGAGCGCCGGCGTTGAGCGGCTACGCCTGAATCAGCGGGCGTAGTACTCGACGACGAGCTGCTCGTCGCAGATCACGGGGATTTCCTTGCGGTTCGGGTCCCGGTCAAGGCGGAAGGCCAGGGCCTTCAGGTTCACCTGCAGGTAGCGCGGGGTCTCACCGTCGGTGTCGTAACCACCCTCGCGGGCCACCTGGAAGGGGTACTTCTCGCGGCTGCGCTCGCGAACCATCACGATGTCGTCCGGACGGACACGGAACGACGGCTTGTCGACCTTGCCACCGTTGACCTCGATGTGGCCGTGAACGACCATCTGGCGCGCCTGGTAGATCGTCTTGGCGATACCGGAACGCAGGACCAGCGCGTCGAGGCGGCGCTCGAGCTCGACGACCAGCGCCTCGCCCGTCTTGCCTTCGGCCTTCTTGGCGCGGTCGTAGGCACGCGCCATCTGGCGCTCGCTGATGTCGTACTGGGCGCGCAGACGCTGCTTCTCGAGCAGACGGACCTTGTAGTCCGAGTTCTGCTTGCGGCCACGGCCGTGCTCGCCCGGCGGGTAGGGGCGGGCCTCGAAGTACTTGACGGCCTTCGGCGTCAGCGCAATGCCGAGCGCGCGGCTCTTCTTGACCTTGGGACGCGACTGATTAGGCACGTTCTCCAGACCTCCGTTGTAGGTTAGGTTAGGCTCACCTTACTCAAGGAGATCGCATGTCTCGCCCTGGGAACACCACACACGTCACGGACAGCGCAGACAGTGGCAGCACACACAAAGGTGCTGCTACGACGGAAGGCCGATCTGATCGTGGTCAGCCGCGTCCCAGCGGGCTTGAAAACACTCGGATGCCGTCAGCAGCCGAGCGCACACGAACTCTCGTACAGAGTACCTGCTCCGCGGTGCTGCTCATCCCCGGGCTCGAGACCGCGGGCTCGGACCAGCTGATGCCGCTGTCCCGGACCGTGGGTCCGGACGGCGACCTCTTCCTCGAATTCCCCGCTGATTCCCCGGCTGTGCGGGCCGCGACGCACGCCCAGGACGACGAGCTGACGGCCGTGCTGGAGATCACGGACGTCGCCCCGGTCTCCGTCCCCCACCGCATCCGCGGCCGGGCCCGCGTCTGCGGATGGCTCACGTCCGTACCCGGAATGGCGGGTCCCGGCCGGACGCTGCTGCGGCTGGAGACGGGCGAGGCCCACGTCGAGGACCTGTGGGGTGCGGAGGCGGTCGAGCCGGAGGAGCTGCGGGACGCGGCCGCCGACCCGCTCGCCGCCCACGAGGCGGAGCTGCTGCAGCATCTGCACGCGGCCCACGGCGAACGGCTGGGGACGCTGTGCGAACTCCTCGGTGAACGGACCGTCCCGGCCGGGACGGGCAGCCGGCCCTCCGTCGTCCCGGTCGCGCTGGACCGTCTCGGACTGCGGGTCCGCTTCTTCGAGCGGAACGGACCCTGCTTCGATGCCCGCTTCGAGTTCCCCGAGCCGGTGCGCGACATGACGGAGCTGCGCCACGCCATGCGCACCCTCTTCGATGCGGCCGCCCACTGAGACCCGCCCGTCAGGACCGTCGTCGGCGCGGCGGGGCCCCCGGGACCCGGCCGCTACGAGCCGTCCGGCGCGCTCGCGCCGCCGTCGGTGTCCGAACGGCCCAGACGTTCGCGGACCCGGTCCGCCACATCCGCGTAGCGCGCCTCGGCCCCGTAGCGCGTCGGCCGGTAGTAGCGCTTGTCGCGGACGGCGTCCGGGGCGTACTGCTGGGCGGCGATGCCACCGGGGACGTCGTGCGGATAGACGTAGCCCTGCGCGTGGCCCAGCTTGGCGGCGCCCTTGTAGTGGCCGTCGCGCAGATGGGCCGGGACCGGACCCGCCAGCCCCTTCCGTACATCGTCCTGAGCCGCGAAGATCGCCAGCGTCGCCGCGTTGGACTTCGGGGCGAGCGCCAGCGCGATGGTCGCGTGGCTGAGGGTGAGCGCCGCCTCCGGGAAGCCGATCATCGCCACCGCCTGGGCTGCCGCGACCGCGGTGGGCAGCGCCGTGGGGTCGGCGAGACCGATGTCCTCGCTGGCCGAGATCATCAGCCGCCGGGCGATGAACCGGGGGTCCTCCCCCGCCTCGATCATCCGGGCCAGATAGTGCAGCGCCGCGTCCACGTCGGAACCGCGGATCGACTTGATCAGCGCACTCGCCACGTCGTAGTGCTGGTCCCCGTCCCGGTCGTACGTGACCGCCGCCCGGTCGACGGTCTCCTCCAGGGTGACGAGGGTGATCTCCGCCTCCTGCTTGGACAGCGCGGCGCCGGCCGCCGCCTCCAGCGCCGTCAGCGCCCGGCGCGCGTCGCCCCCGGCGATGCGCAGGAGATGCTCCTCCGCGTCCCCCGGCAGCGTCACCGCGCCGCCGAGTCCGCGCTCGTCGGTCAGGGCCCGGTGCAGCAGGGCGCGAAGATCGTCGTCGGTCAGTGACTCGAGCGTCAGCAGGAGCGAGCGCGACAGCAGCGGGGAGATGATCGAGAAGTAGGGATTCTCGGTGGTCGCGGCGATCAGGGTGACCCAGCGGTTCTCCACGGCCGGGAGCAGCGAGTCCTGCTGCGCCTTGGAGAAGCGGTGGATCTCGTCCAGGAAGAGGACGGTCTCCTTGCCGTAGCCACCGGTGGCGCGGCGGGCGCCCTCGATCACGGCGCGCACTTCCTTGACGCCCGCGGTGATCGCGGAGAGCTCGACGAATCGTTTGTTCGTGGCCTTGCTGACCACGTACGCCAGGGTCGTCTTCCCGATGCCGGGCGGGCCCCAGAGAATCACCGACGACGGGCCGGCCGGTCCCCCGCTGCCCTCGCCGACGAGGCGGCGCAATGGCGAGCCCGGCTTCAGCAGATGCTGCTGGCCCACGACCTCGTCAAGGGTACGCGGACGCATCCGGACAGCGAGAGGGCTGCTGGACGGGTCCTTCTCCTGGCGGTCTTCGGCAGCTGCGGTAAAGAGGTCGGGCTCCACGTTTTGAAGCCTATGTCACCGCACTGACATCCCGGCCGGGCCGGCAGCCGGGCCGGCAGCGACGGACGGACCGGTCAGCTGGTCCAGAAGTCCCACCAGCGGGTGAGGATCAGCATCCCGATGATCCCGATCCACAGGATCGGGGGCACCCAGTGGAACTCGGTGAGCCCGTTGCGCAGCCAGCTCGGCACGGGAATGATCCGGTGCTTGATGTTGTGCGTGGTGACGTAGCAGAACATGAGGATCGTGGCGACCCAGGCCAGGCAGCACCACAGGCAGAGCGAGTTGATGTTGTACAGCGACTGGTACTGGAGCCAGGTGCAGAAGCCGACACCGAACAGCGTGCCCGCGTTCATCCCCAGCCAGTACCAGTTGCGGAAGCGCGCCCCGGCGAGCAGCGCCAGACCGATCCCGATGATCACGGGGTAGGTCGCCATACCGAGCATGGGGTTCGGGAAGCCGAAGGCCGACGCCTGCTCGCTCTTCATGATGTTGCCGCAGGCCACCACCGGGTTGAGACTGCAGCCCGGGACGAAGTTGGGATCCTCCATCAGCTTGAGCTTGTCGATGGTGATGACCCAGGCGGCGAGGAGTCCGGCAGCGCCCGTGATGACCAGCAGCAGTGCCAGCGCGCGACTGCCGCCGATGGTCCTCTTCCCGCCGTCCTCGTCCTGGTCGGAGGAGGGATGGTCAACCGCTGCAGTCGTCATATCGCCGTTCCGTCAGTGAGTGGCCTGCTGGGGCACGGTCATTGTGCCGCACGGCCGCACCGTCCTTCCGTTCGATGGACATAAAGATGCGCGCACGGACGCGGGCGCACAAGGCCCCGGAACGAGGGGGTACAACGCTGCCACCACCGTGACCCGGGGCTCTGCGCACGCTGTCGGGCGGGGTACGGCCCACCCGTTGGTGTCACGTCCGCCGCCGAACCGGAATCGCCCGGCAGGATGAACCGGCCGCCGTCAGGTTGACGACCGGAGGAACGGGGCGCCCGCAGCCCGCCGTTGACGAGGCTGCCCGGCGCTCCCTCGTCGTGGGCGGACCCGGCGGTCCGCCCACGACGGGTGGTTCACGCGAGGCGGCTACGGACCGCCTCGGTCACCTCGGCCAGGGGTACGGCCGTCTGCTCGCCGGACTCCATGTCCTTGAGCTGGACGTTCCCCTCGGCCAGATCACGCTCGCCGGCCACGATGGTGAAGCGTGCGCCCGAGCGGTTGGCGCTCTTCATCGCTCCCTTGAGGCCGCGGCCCCCGAACGCGAAGTCCGCGGCCACGCCCTCGCGTCGCAGCTGCGTGACGACACCGAACAGCACCCGCCGCGCCTCCTCGCCGAGCGGTACGGCGAAGACACTGGTGGTGGAGGGCAGTTCGAGCTCGATGCCCTCGGCTTCCAGCGCGAGCACGGTGCGGTCCACGCCGAGCGCCCAGCCGACCGAAGGCAGCGCGGGGCCGCCGATCATCTCGGACAGGCCGTCGTACCGGCCGCCGCCACCGACGGCCGACTGCGATCCCAGACCGTCGTGGACGAACTCGAAGGTGGTGCGGGTGTAGTAGTCGAGGCCGCGGACGAGCTTCTCGTCGTCCTCGTACACGACACCTGCCGCGTTGAGCAGGTCGCGGACCTCCTCGTGGTACGCCTTGCAGGCGTCGCACAGGTAGTCGCGCAGCACCGGTGCGCCGGTCAGCTGCTTCTGGACCTCGGGGCGCTTGTCGTCGAGCACCCGGAGCGGGTTGATCTCGATGCGCCGGCGGGTCTCCTCGTCGAGGTCGAGCTCGCGCAGGAAGCCCTGGAGCACGTCGCGGTAGACGGGCCGGCACTCCTTGTCGCCCAGCGAGTTCAGCAGGATGCGGAACTCACGCAGCCCGAGGGTGCGGTACGCCTGGTCGGCCAGGATGATCAGCTCGGCGTCCAGCGCCGGGTCCTCGGCACCGATCGCCTCGGCACCGACCTGCGAGAAGTGCCGGTAACGGCCCTTCTGCGGGCGCTCGTAGCGGTAGTACGAGCCGGAGTACCAGAGCTTGACCGGCAGGTTGCCGAGCTTGTGGAGGTTGGCCTCCAGGGTGGCGCGCAGTACCGACGCGGTGCCCTCGGGGCGCAGCGCGAGCTCGGACCCACCCTTGGTGGTGAGGGTGTACATCTCCTTGCTCACGATGTCGGTGGACTCACCGACGCCGCGCGCGAAGAGGCCCACGTCCTCGAAGCCGGGTGTCTCGATGTAGCCGTAGCCGGAGTTCTTCAGCGGTGCGGAGATCGCCTCGCGCACGGCGAGGTACTTCGCGGAGTCGGGCGGGGTCAGGTCGTACGTGCCCTTGGGGGCCTTGAAGGTGCTCACGATGTCGCTCTCGTCACATTCCTCGTCGGGGCGCGTCCATACCGCTCAGATACGGATTGGTGGCGCGCTCGCGGCCGATGGTCGTCTGGGGGCCGTGGCCGGACAGCACCACGGTCGAGTCGTCGAGCGGCAGGCACACACGGGCCAGCGACTCGAGGAGCTCGGCGTGGTCGCCGCCGGGCAGGTCGGTGCGTCCGACGGAGCCGGCGAAGAGCAGGTCGCCCGAGAAGAGGACCTGCGGTACGTCCGCGGCCTCGGGCATCCTGAACGTCACCGACCCCTTGGTATGGCCGGGCGCATGCGAGACGCCGAACTCCATACCGGCCAGCAGCAGCTGCGCGCCGTCGCTGAGCTCCTTGACGTCGTCCGGCTCCCCCACCGTCAGTTCGCCCATGAGCGGCATCCCGATGGAGCGGCCGAGGGCCTTCTCCGGGTCACTCATCATGTAGCGGTCCTCGGGGTGGATCCAGGCAGGGACGTCGTGCGCGCCGCACACCGGAACGACCGAGGCGACATGGTCGATGTGGCCATGGGTGAGGACGACGGCGACGGGCTTCAGCCGATGCTTCTTCAGCGCTTCCTCGACCCCGGGAGCGGCCTGGTGGCCCGGGTCGATGATCACGCACTCCTCACCTGCGGCGGGGGCGACCAGGTAACAGTTGGTCCCCCAGGCCCCGGCGGGGAACCCGGCAATGAGCACGATCGTCCTTAATGGTCGTCCGACGAGGGAGGTCGGCTGCGAGGTCGCAGCAGTTCAGAGCCTACCGGCGCTCCTCATTCCACAGCTAACCCATATACGGTACGGGGCAACCCAGGCCCGATCACACGACGTACAAGGAGATCACCCGGTGGTCAGCAGCGATCAGCGGCGGCGGCAGCTCGCCAGGGAGAAGTTCGAGCGGCAGCAGCAGCGCCGGGAGGACGCCCGTCGGAGGACGAGGCGGCTGACCGTCGTCATCGCGTCCGCGGTGGCCGTGGTGGCGGTCATCGGCGGTGCCACGTACTTCGCCACGAGCGGCGACGACGACAAGGACAGCAAGGCGGACGCGGCCGCGAGCCAGAGCCCGTCGGCCGCTCCTTCGCCCTCGGCGAGCGAGAAGACGGCGCCCGAGCCCGCGATGAAGATCGACAAGAAGTCGAAGTACACGATGTCGCTCAAGACGAGCCAGGGCGACATAGCGTTCGAGATGGACGCGGCGAAGACCCCGCACACCACGAATTCCTTCAAGTCCCTGGCGGACAAGAAGTTCTTCGACGGTACGAAGTGTCACCGGCTGACCACGGACGGCATCTTCGTCCTGCAGTGCGGCGACCCGAAGGGTGACGGTACCGGTGGTCCCGGCTACACGATCCCCGACGAGAACCTGACCGCGCTGGGCAAGGCGGGTGCCGACGGCACGGTGACGTATCCGGCCGGCACGGTGGCGATGGCCAACACCGGTCAGGCGCACACCGGCGGCAGCCAGTTCTTCCTCGTCTACAAGGACAGCAAGCTGCCGCCCAGTTACACGCCGTTCGGCACGATGGACAAGGACTCCCTGAAGGCCGTCGAGGCCATCGGCAAGGCGGGTGTGACCGGCGGCGGTGCCGACGGTGCGCCGACGAAGGCCGTGAACAT harbors:
- the rpsD gene encoding 30S ribosomal protein S4, translated to MPNQSRPKVKKSRALGIALTPKAVKYFEARPYPPGEHGRGRKQNSDYKVRLLEKQRLRAQYDISERQMARAYDRAKKAEGKTGEALVVELERRLDALVLRSGIAKTIYQARQMVVHGHIEVNGGKVDKPSFRVRPDDIVMVRERSREKYPFQVAREGGYDTDGETPRYLQVNLKALAFRLDRDPNRKEIPVICDEQLVVEYYAR
- a CDS encoding DUF2470 domain-containing protein, encoding MPSAAERTRTLVQSTCSAVLLIPGLETAGSDQLMPLSRTVGPDGDLFLEFPADSPAVRAATHAQDDELTAVLEITDVAPVSVPHRIRGRARVCGWLTSVPGMAGPGRTLLRLETGEAHVEDLWGAEAVEPEELRDAAADPLAAHEAELLQHLHAAHGERLGTLCELLGERTVPAGTGSRPSVVPVALDRLGLRVRFFERNGPCFDARFEFPEPVRDMTELRHAMRTLFDAAAH
- a CDS encoding replication-associated recombination protein A, giving the protein MEPDLFTAAAEDRQEKDPSSSPLAVRMRPRTLDEVVGQQHLLKPGSPLRRLVGEGSGGPAGPSSVILWGPPGIGKTTLAYVVSKATNKRFVELSAITAGVKEVRAVIEGARRATGGYGKETVLFLDEIHRFSKAQQDSLLPAVENRWVTLIAATTENPYFSIISPLLSRSLLLTLESLTDDDLRALLHRALTDERGLGGAVTLPGDAEEHLLRIAGGDARRALTALEAAAGAALSKQEAEITLVTLEETVDRAAVTYDRDGDQHYDVASALIKSIRGSDVDAALHYLARMIEAGEDPRFIARRLMISASEDIGLADPTALPTAVAAAQAVAMIGFPEAALTLSHATIALALAPKSNAATLAIFAAQDDVRKGLAGPVPAHLRDGHYKGAAKLGHAQGYVYPHDVPGGIAAQQYAPDAVRDKRYYRPTRYGAEARYADVADRVRERLGRSDTDGGASAPDGS
- a CDS encoding vitamin K epoxide reductase family protein — its product is MTTAAVDHPSSDQDEDGGKRTIGGSRALALLLVITGAAGLLAAWVITIDKLKLMEDPNFVPGCSLNPVVACGNIMKSEQASAFGFPNPMLGMATYPVIIGIGLALLAGARFRNWYWLGMNAGTLFGVGFCTWLQYQSLYNINSLCLWCCLAWVATILMFCYVTTHNIKHRIIPVPSWLRNGLTEFHWVPPILWIGIIGMLILTRWWDFWTS
- the hisS gene encoding histidine--tRNA ligase, with protein sequence MSTFKAPKGTYDLTPPDSAKYLAVREAISAPLKNSGYGYIETPGFEDVGLFARGVGESTDIVSKEMYTLTTKGGSELALRPEGTASVLRATLEANLHKLGNLPVKLWYSGSYYRYERPQKGRYRHFSQVGAEAIGAEDPALDAELIILADQAYRTLGLREFRILLNSLGDKECRPVYRDVLQGFLRELDLDEETRRRIEINPLRVLDDKRPEVQKQLTGAPVLRDYLCDACKAYHEEVRDLLNAAGVVYEDDEKLVRGLDYYTRTTFEFVHDGLGSQSAVGGGGRYDGLSEMIGGPALPSVGWALGVDRTVLALEAEGIELELPSTTSVFAVPLGEEARRVLFGVVTQLRREGVAADFAFGGRGLKGAMKSANRSGARFTIVAGERDLAEGNVQLKDMESGEQTAVPLAEVTEAVRSRLA
- a CDS encoding MBL fold metallo-hydrolase, which encodes MLIAGFPAGAWGTNCYLVAPAAGEECVIIDPGHQAAPGVEEALKKHRLKPVAVVLTHGHIDHVASVVPVCGAHDVPAWIHPEDRYMMSDPEKALGRSIGMPLMGELTVGEPDDVKELSDGAQLLLAGMEFGVSHAPGHTKGSVTFRMPEAADVPQVLFSGDLLFAGSVGRTDLPGGDHAELLESLARVCLPLDDSTVVLSGHGPQTTIGRERATNPYLSGMDAPRRGM
- a CDS encoding peptidylprolyl isomerase, which gives rise to MVSSDQRRRQLAREKFERQQQRREDARRRTRRLTVVIASAVAVVAVIGGATYFATSGDDDKDSKADAAASQSPSAAPSPSASEKTAPEPAMKIDKKSKYTMSLKTSQGDIAFEMDAAKTPHTTNSFKSLADKKFFDGTKCHRLTTDGIFVLQCGDPKGDGTGGPGYTIPDENLTALGKAGADGTVTYPAGTVAMANTGQAHTGGSQFFLVYKDSKLPPSYTPFGTMDKDSLKAVEAIGKAGVTGGGADGAPTKAVNISKAAVDKA